A segment of the Panicum hallii strain FIL2 chromosome 1, PHallii_v3.1, whole genome shotgun sequence genome:
CGTAGGCATATTGCATTACTCTGCTGTAGCCTATTGTAGGTTACCACTATGATACGGTTTCTTGGTTtattcttcttttttctttcttttgcgTGAAGGACTTGTCTTTTAGTGCTTTGATAGGCCATTTGTAAGAAAGTAGCCTCTATATTTTTTTTCTCAACATGCTACTGTGTTGAGATATTCATTTATCTGTATGCTGCTATTGGCAGTTATCTTGAGTATCTGCGGGAACTGGAAACTAAGATTGATCAAGACTGGGACAGCATATCATCTTCACTTGAGGAGATAAGAAAATCACTCTTTTCCAAGAATGGTTGCTTGATCAACCTAACAAGTGACTGGAAAAATCTTGAAAAATCAAGCCAACATATTGCCAAGTTTCTTGATTCACTACCAAGTAGCCCATCCCTTGTAAGTGATCCATGGGTTTCTCGACTACCGTCTGTTAATGAAGCCATCGTTGTCCCAACTCAGGTAAGGGCTATTAGTCTGAATGGCTTACAGCAATAATtgagagattattcctcaatgGAATTTGGTACAGTAAATTTTCAATATTATTTTATCTATTGTTTAAGGTAAATTATGTTGGAAAAGCTGGCAACCTTTACCAAAGTGGATACCAGCTCAATGGAAGTGCCTATGTCATCTCAAAGCACATAAGCAATACGTGGTTATGGGACCGTGTTCGAGTTAGCGGTGGCGCATATGGAGGTTTTTGTGATTTTGACACCCATTCAGGTACTTCTATTCTGTCCTGTTTCTTGACATGTTGTTTCAACTTTTTCCCAAATAACAGGTAAAACAGTAGAAAAGTGTATGTCCCATTGCCCTTTTCTATTTATTGGATATAAGCATGGCACTTTCTCCAGGGTAAATTATTCACATAATGCTAAAACTATTTACTGTTGCAGGAGTGTTCTCGTATTTGTCATATCGTGATCCAAACTTGCTGAAAACGCTAGAGGTCTATGATGAGACGGCAAAATTCCTTAGAGAGCTAGAAATGGATGATGATGCGCTCACAAAAGCTATTATTGGAACCATAGGCGATGTTGACGCCTACCAGCTACCTGATGCTAAAGGTTACAGCAGGTATGTAAACCTCTGTTTGTGCTGCATACTCTCGTACAGCACAAATCAACCAATAATTGATGATATGCCTTATTGGTGGTACTGTAAACCAGCTGTCTTGTCACTCATAGGCCTATTCATGGGCAGTACAGCCCAGCAACATTGGCTGTGACGTAGCCTTCACTGCAGTAGGCCCAAGCTTGAAAATGTGAATTAAATTAACTGAATTTTCTTGGGGGATATAGATCCAGCTATTGGTGCACCATGGTCTTTGGAAACATCTAGTAGATATGCTACTATGAATGTCTCTGATGCATTTCTTCCTTTTATATTACTGTGTTTTATGGAAATACGATGAGCATGCTAAACTTTTCTTTATTTGGTTTGGTTTCATAGCACAATAAATATGTGATTTTACTAAACGTGCACACCACCTTTTTTCAGTCTAATGCGATATTTGCTGGGCATCACCGACGAGGAACGCCAGCAAAGACGTGAAGAGATACTATCAACAAGGTAAGCAAGTCCACGATACAAGCATCATAGACATCGTTTTTTCTGCTTGTCCAATTCTCAAGCGTGATGTTTGCTACACGAGGAACATTGATTGTGTTATTTCTCTGGTGGCAGCCTGAAGGATTTCAAGGAGTTTGCTGATGCAGTCGAAAGCATCAAGGACACCGGGGTTGTTGTTGCTGTAGCATCACCTGATGATGTCGAAGCTGCAAATAAGGAAAACCCGGTATTCCCAGAAGTAAAGAAGTGCCTGTGAGGTCCTCCGCTCCTGCCTTTGCAGGATTAGTCGTGAGGTGTTTTTTCGAGATGTCCACTTCAGGCCTTCACCAGACACCAACGACTGCCAAGCCTGACAATGTATCCATGGAACACATGGCGAGAGCACCATCTCCTCAACCATGGCTGTAACTGAATTCTGACTTCTCCTTTCCCATGCAATTTTCAGGGGGCAATAATTAGTTCAAAGCGAGGAGCGAAGCACATTGGTATATGCTAGATTTCTCATATTTAGCGATGTTGTGTTTCCCCATGTAAGCTCAGAGCTCAAACAAGTCGATGTACTGATGTACACAATGATTCAGACAGAATAGAAAGAGGAGATGAGATCTGCTGAAATTGTTTATGGTTTTCCATGTTCAGTACACCCTGTTTCCATCACACAATTTTTTCGACGAATGTTTAGGTTACCATCACACTGAGTTTGCTATCTATGATCTCTGTCGTCCTGATCAAGTTAGACAAATACTTCTTCCGTCCCTAAAAGAATGCAACTCTTGCTTTCTGAGGAGGCAAACAAtttaagtttgatcaaatttataaaaatTACTAACATTTATGTCTTCAATTAGATttagtatgaaaatatattacatgattAATCTAATAACATTTATTTTGTAACATCAATGCTGAAACAAGTCAGATGTAATTATATTTCTGACACAACATGCAGAAGAGATGATATTTGCTCAAATGGAACGTGGGAGATTTCCATTCTGAAGGCAATCAGTAGCATCTAGATGTGCGGCACATCGCAATCGGATGAAACAGCAAGTTCCCTTTCTATAATCTGCGGCCGTTGCAATTTTAACAGAACGCATTAACTTGAAACACCAGTGCATGTAATCATGTCCGATGAGATCGAGTCACATCTGCAGCCTGCAGCGATCGAGAAGCAGCACCTCACTTCCTGCTCCGCTTGCGCCTGGTGTTGCTGCTGCCTGCTTGTGCAGCAGCGCGGACGCGATGGCCAATTGGCCAGCATGGAGACCTGGCTTGGCGACGCCCGCGGCCTTCTCCGACGGGCAGCTCGCCAGCGCTGCCCGTACAAATAGGCTTCGCTTAACATTTCCAATCGTGAAAATGGATTTGTCCAATCATGCCGTAAATTGTTGTGCATCTGTTTAATTAGCGATATCCAAGCAGAAGAAACTGCATCCATGGTGAATCTGGCTTCTTGCTCTGCTGGTGGTGTTCGTGCTGCTGCGCTGCTGCTAAGAGGAAGCCATGGCCATACCAACCGAGGACGCTGCTCGGTACGCCTCATCAGCGACCGGTGTTAGGAATAAACCCAGCGTGTGTGTGCACGGCTGACAGGTAGCTCGgcggcgcgtgcgtgcgcacgTGGGCGGCGAGCTCGGTGGCACGTGCGTGCGCGCGGCGGTTGTGTGCATGCAGCAAGAGCTGGAGGCGTGAGTGCGTCGCGTGCGGATGTAGCTTGCCGTGGTGCATGCATGTGTAGCTTGCCGCGTACGGAGTCAGAGTTTAGAGTCTGCTAGGGAGTCGTGGTGATCCGTTAGAGGCAGTAGCGAGTCATACGCAAGCATGACGCGTCGTGCGCTTGGTGCCGTGCGGATCAGCAGCAAAGCTAGGCTGTGGAGTACATACTCCAAGGGAGCCCAGGCTGCATGCTATATATCGACCTTTATACTGCTCGTTTGTATGAACTGCAAGCAATAGAAAAGAACCAACACCAGAGCGTTGGGTGTTTGGGCGCATACTGCTTGTCTCTCGCCACGGTCCATTGTATTTCACCTCTCACTATCCTCTATTCTACTTGTTTGAGCGTCCAGTGACTCCAACAACCGGCGACCCCTCGCGTTGTAGCTCGCTGTGGCGGAACCGCAGAAGCACCCAGTGCGCAGGCCTCGCTCGCTTTCCGGAGGTTGTGACTGAGCGAAGTGGGCAAAGCGAAGGAGGGATCAAAAGGACAAGGCCCTGCAGAGACGAACTTCTCCGGCCGGAAACGTGGGCACCGCAATCGCCGGAGCCCGGGAAGACAGAGGTCGTTGAACTGTTGGTCCAACGCTTCAATCCTGACTCTACATATTAGATCCAACGGCTGCGAGTAGCCCGTCCAATGGGTGTTGCAGTAGATGAAATATTTACATAAAACCCCCTggatcggatcgcgattagtaTCCGCGATCCGAGTATTTACACATAACCCCCTGAATCGGATCGCGATCAGTAaccgcgatccgaatatttacaTATACATACCTGATTTGGATCGTGATCCaatctagggggttttgtgtaaaTAATCGATCCAACTTTTGCAAATACCCCCTCATTTTGGGTACGACGCTCAACGGCGGGCAGCTCGCCAGCGCCACCCGCTGCGACCGCACGGCGGCGTCCGGCCGCCCCGCCCCCAGCGCCACGCACGCCACATGGACTCACGGTACGCCTCGTCCGCGACCCTCGCGTCGTAGCAGGCCGGAGGGGAAGCCGCGCCCCCATCACCCTGACCCTCAGGCGtgggctgcggctgcggctgcgagaaggcggcggcggaggcggggtcGAGGTCGAGGAAGGCGCAGGCGCGAGCGTACTCCGTCGAGGCGATGGCCGCGTCGATCTGCGACATTAGCGACTCGGGCGTCGACAGGAAGCTGCGGATCGCGTCGACCAggctccaccctcgccgccccccgccgcctgACATTGCTGGTGGCTGCCGCGATGGTGTAATTCGAGATGGTCCCCGCCGTGGAAGCCTTTGCCTTGCCTGAAGACGAAGCCGTAGAGGAGAGGGTGTGGCTGGGGGGACGGAATGAAATGGTGAATGACCGATGGGGAGGCGAGGAGATGGGAATGGAGGAAGAGACGGGTGCGGATCGGATTCCGGTATGCAAGCAGGTCAGGTGTTCTTTGAGTTCATCTGCAATTAGGAGATGGGAATGGAGGCAGAAAAACATCTCTTGTTGTCCTTTGCGCAACAAATTGTACTGGGATCACCTCGTTGGATAACATGATCAGACTTGCATCTCTTGCCGAGACTCAAACTTTGGCCCTGTAAATTAGTTGAATCTTGGTCAATTCCTTGGCTGTCATTGCGAGCCGAGCTGAGAACCCACGCTTATACACTGGCATACTGTTCTCCATCTTCCTGATGGATTCCTTACCCGAGTGCTAATTTCCAATGGACCGATCATCATCCAGCTTTCCTGTATCTGCTTACTGGATCCTTCACCCTGATATTGATTTTTTCGACCTTTTGCCGCCACGGATGAATGCCAAATTCTGGCCATGTAACATCATCTTACACGGCGAAAGCTCCCTCTCCATCATAGCAGCAGAATGGTGATTCGCCCACGCAATTTTGGAGGTAAAAAGGAGCTCAGAATGATGAGCGAAGCACAATCGTGGCAATATGCTCAGTGCCAGTGCTCAAACAAATCAGATGTAATTCTATTTCTGACAGAATATGCAGGAGAGATCATGAGATTTGCTCAAATGGATTGTGGGAGATTTTCATTCTGTAGGCGTCCTAGAAGTATCTAGACCTGCGGCAGATCGCAGTGGGATCACACAGCAAGTTCCCTTTCTATAATTTGTGGCCGCTGCAATTGGAAGTTTGGAACATAATGCATTAACTTGCAACATCGATGCATCTAAATCATGTCTTGATGAGATCTAGTCACATCTGCACTGCAGCCTGCATTCCCCAACTCGCCGTGCCAGAAGGTGAAGCCGTCAAAGAAAGAGTGTGGCTAAGCTGCTGTGGGGATGAAAAATGAAACGGTGAATGACTTAGAAGGAGGAgcgttcaaaaaaaaaagaggtagAGGCGAGATGGGAACGGAGGCAGAGACAGAGAGATGCGTGTGGAGCGAATTCAGGTATACAAGCTTGTTTCTGTGGTGTTCTGTGTTCAGTCTCATGGCCTCTTGCTCAGCCTGTTGCTGTCCTTTGCATAACAAATTAACAAAGCAGTCCCCGGATCAACTCGTAGGATAGCATAATCAGACCTTGGTAATACAGCCTACATCTGTTGCAGAGACCCAAACTTTGGCTATGTAAATTAGCTGAATCTTGGTCAATTCCTTGGCTGTCATTGTGAGCCGAGACCAGACCACATGCTTATGGATTGGCATATTGTTCtccatttttttttctgatgGATTTCTTACCTACGCAATGCAAATTGGCGATGAACCGAACATCATTCAGCTTTCCTTTATCCGCTTACAGGATTACCTGCCATGATATTGCTTTTTTTCAACCTTTGCCCGCCGCAGATGAATGCCAAATTCTGTTGATATAACATCAGCTTACACGGCTACAGCACCCTCTCCATCACAGCAGCAGAATGGTCACTTGCACATGCAATTTTGGACGAACTAGttacttcaaaaaaaaaattggaCGAACTAGCTCAGAGTGATGAGCGCAGCACAATAGTGTGTGCTAGATTGCTAGTTCAGCTGTGCTTCCTCATGTTAGCTCAGTACTCAAACAACGTAATTCTGACACAATATGCACAAGAGAAAGAGATGATGAGATTTGCTCAAATGGATTGTGGGCAATAACTAGCTCAGAGACTATCTAGATTGGCGGCAGATGGCGGCAGATCGCAGTCGGATACACAGCAAGTTCCCTTCCTATAATTTGCTGCCGGTGCAATTAGAACAGAACGCATTGAACTTGGAACATCAATGCATCAAATCCTGTCTTGACGAGATCTAATCACATCTGCACTGCATCCCGCAGCGATGGAGAAGCAGCGCCTCACTTCCTGCTCAGCTGCGCCTGGTGCTGCTGCTTGTGCAGCTGGGCGGACGCGATGGCCAGCATGGATCTCACCTTGGCGACGGCCGCGGTCTTCTCCGGCGGGCAGCTCGCCAGCGCCACCCGCAGCGACCGCACGGCGGCGTCAGGCCGACCCGCACCCAGCGCCGCGCACGCCGCACGGTACGCCTCGTCCGCGACCCTCGCGTCGTAGCAGGCCGGAGGGGAGGCCGCGGCCCCCTCGCCGGGCGTGGGCTGCGACTGCGGCTgcgaggaggcggaggcggaggcggggtCGAGGAGGGCGCAGGCGTGAGCGTACTCCGTGGAGGCGATGGCCGCGTCGATCTGCGACATGAGCGATTCCGGCGTCGACGGGAAGCTGCGGATCGCATCGAAGGggctccaccctcgccgcccgccgccgcctgacATTGCTGGTGGCGTAGCGTAAGCGATGAGGAAGAAGAGCCGTGGAGGTCAGACGCGATGAATCTGGGCAGCAAATGAACCGAACCCACCGCGAAGTGCGGCGCACCAAGTCCAAGCACGGTCTGACCCCGATCCGATTCTTGCGTATCGCTGCCGTGCGCCCGTGCTCCACTCGTGCTGGAGCTCTGTCGAAATCGCACCACACAACCGAAATCAGGGGCATCAGGGTCGTATGAGACTCGAGAGCTTGTTCATAATGAGCCCGAGATCACAAGTGTGCATTGCTATCAACTCATGATCGTACAAACATCGATCAGAGTCACAGTAAAGTTGGAAGATCACCAATAGATGAATCCAGTGGCGGAGGACGAAAAAAAATTAAGGTGTTGCCGAGATAACAGCTAAAAAAATGCATGCCGTAATTTAAACGTTTTTCGCAACAAGCAAATGTAAAATGAGACTAAAATGAGAGCGAAAAAATACCTTATCAAGAGGTCATCGTGATGACGCGATCATGTTAAATAATAGCCAAATATCAATTACAATATAGCAATTAAAAATCTGCAAAAAAGATAAAAATGAGTTAATAATGATATATTTAAGTGAAGAATGTTTAAAAAGAGGAATAAAGTATACCTCTAGTTGCGCTTAGGTCTAGGAGACCTAGGCAATTGCATTTgcctatttttcttattttgaaATGCCTTTTTTTATTTGTTGAAGATCAAGTCCTTTGAATATTTCTCTTTCAATGTAGCACAGCATCAAGTCATTTAGCCAACCATCGGTCATCTTATTGCGCAATTCTGTCTTAATAATCTTCATAGCCGAGAAGGCTCTTTCAACTGTTGCAGTTGCCACTGGTAATAACAATGCCAACTCAATAAGCCGATACACCAATGGAAACACAATATGTCTCTCT
Coding sequences within it:
- the LOC112878715 gene encoding uncharacterized protein LOC112878715 translates to MSGGGGRRGWSPFDAIRSFPSTPESLMSQIDAAIASTEYAHACALLDPASASASSQPQSQPTPGEGAAASPPACYDARVADEAYRAACAALGAGRPDAAVRSLRVALASCPPEKTAAVAKVRSMLAIASAQLHKQQHQAQLSRK